A window from Dysidea avara chromosome 2, odDysAvar1.4, whole genome shotgun sequence encodes these proteins:
- the LOC136247605 gene encoding C-type lectin domain-containing protein 180-like isoform X1, with product MEMELESVAPPRRSGRHNTVEDSPSSDQSNGATHAVVLFDCDGTIALIPRNRMLSRDQETCVVKWPCGKLKGNIAFEGTEEECKLKETNMNDDEDTNDVNNVEDATDPLSQVNDHENVEGVKRKQCDGRKPKKKRRLIKSGIITKDQEKNKENKMKKTKEKKKKKVKKDDFVIHVGATPPSSPGSMPQPLLQSTIEPVAFYDGPNPLEDRYNTDEEGVTPITTVESSSLSGNHEQATTLHSEVHQIRDYQMTIGKFLVEIGEYQKEQFGVLNDRIDCLEQQVKVLLASGVARALTAPHGSALTGLVPCATPTLSRLASPATTTLPLLTTTTCTPVTATTTLPLLTTTTCTPVTATPTLPLLTTTTCTPVTATPTLPLLTTTTYTPVTATPTLASGSAIIPCTSETPSDHQQEHQANTAMSPDGAMNELIPSEILVPLIMKHKTRARLAVAMTNILFDKDTRINSNCRGRDKPALDPVKLMYIRRKSYECHKSTINNEKDNWELDCIKAIDSDARGMKRTEKNRK from the exons ATGGAGATGGAGTTGGAGTCAGTTGCTCCCCCAAGAAGAAGCGGCAGACACAACACTGTGGAAG ACTCTCCGTCCAGTGACCAATCTAACGGTGCTACTCATGCGGTAGTACTTTTTGATTGCGATGGCACTATTGCCTTAATACCCAGAAATCGTATGTTGTCCCGTGACCAGGAGACCTGCGTGGTGAAATGGCCTTGCGGGAAACTGAAAGGCAACATTGCTTTTGAAg GGACGGAAGAGGAATGCAAACTTAAGGAGACCAACATGAATGATGATGAAGACACGAATGACGTGAATAATGTAGAAGATGCCACTGATCCATTGTCACAG GTAAATGATCATGAGAATGTTGAGGGAGTGAAAAGGAAACAATGTGATGGCAGAAAGCCAAAGAAGAAGAGGAGActg ATTAAATCAGGTATAATAACTAAGGACCAGGAGAAGAATAAAGAA AATAAGATGAAGAAGACAAAagagaaaaagaaaaagaaagtgAAAAAG GATGATTTTGTGATCCACGTAGGAGCTACGCCACCATCATCACCTGGTTCTATGCCTCAACCACTGCTACAG AGTACTATTGAGCCTGTGGCATTTTATGATGGCCCCAATCCTTTGGAGGATCGATACAATACTGATGAAGAAGGAGTGACCCCAATAACCACAGTGGAATCTAGTTCTTTGTCTGGCAATCATGAGCAG GCTACAACACTGCATTCTGAAGTTCACCAGATAAGAGATTATCAGATGACGATAGGCAAATTTTTGGTGGAGATCGGCGAGTATCAG AAAGAGCAATTTGGAGTCCTGAATGATCGAATTGATTGCTTAGAGCAACAAGTTAAGGTtttgctggcatcaggggttgcCAGAGCTCTAACAGCTCCTCATGGGTCAGCATTAACTGGGCTAG TTCCCTGTGCAACTCCTACATTGTCTCGGTTAGCATCGCCAGCAACCACTACATTGCCTCTATTGACCACCACAACATGTACACCAGTAACAGCAACCACTACATTGCCTCTATTGACCACCACAACATGTACaccagtaacagcaacacctaCATTGCCTCTATTGACCACCACAACATGTACaccagtaacagcaacacctaCATTGCCTCTATTGACCACCAcaacatatacaccagtaacagcaacacctaCATTGGCTAGTGGGTCAGCAATAA TTCCTTGTACAAGTGAAACTCCATCAGACCATCAGCAAGAACATCAGGCAAACACTGCAATGTCTCCAGATGGCGCAATGAATGAG CTCATACCATCTGAAATTCTGGTGCCTCTGATAATGAAGCACAAAACTAGAGCAAGACTGGCAGTTGCTATGACAAATATATTGTTTGACAAGGACACCAGAATAAATTCGAACTGTAGAGGCCGGGATAAACCTGCATTAGACCCAGTTAAGTTGATGTATATAAGAAGAAAATCGTACGAGTGCCACAAATCTACAATCAACAACGAAAAAGATAACTGGGAACTAGACTGCATTAAAGCCATTGACAGTGATGCAAGGGGAATGAAACGCACAGAAAAGAACAGAAAATGA
- the LOC136247605 gene encoding C-type lectin domain-containing protein 180-like isoform X2 gives MNDDEDTNDVNNVEDATDPLSQVNDHENVEGVKRKQCDGRKPKKKRRLIKSGIITKDQEKNKENKMKKTKEKKKKKVKKDDFVIHVGATPPSSPGSMPQPLLQSTIEPVAFYDGPNPLEDRYNTDEEGVTPITTVESSSLSGNHEQATTLHSEVHQIRDYQMTIGKFLVEIGEYQKEQFGVLNDRIDCLEQQVKVLLASGVARALTAPHGSALTGLVPCATPTLSRLASPATTTLPLLTTTTCTPVTATTTLPLLTTTTCTPVTATPTLPLLTTTTCTPVTATPTLPLLTTTTYTPVTATPTLASGSAIIPCTSETPSDHQQEHQANTAMSPDGAMNELIPSEILVPLIMKHKTRARLAVAMTNILFDKDTRINSNCRGRDKPALDPVKLMYIRRKSYECHKSTINNEKDNWELDCIKAIDSDARGMKRTEKNRK, from the exons ATGAATGATGATGAAGACACGAATGACGTGAATAATGTAGAAGATGCCACTGATCCATTGTCACAG GTAAATGATCATGAGAATGTTGAGGGAGTGAAAAGGAAACAATGTGATGGCAGAAAGCCAAAGAAGAAGAGGAGActg ATTAAATCAGGTATAATAACTAAGGACCAGGAGAAGAATAAAGAA AATAAGATGAAGAAGACAAAagagaaaaagaaaaagaaagtgAAAAAG GATGATTTTGTGATCCACGTAGGAGCTACGCCACCATCATCACCTGGTTCTATGCCTCAACCACTGCTACAG AGTACTATTGAGCCTGTGGCATTTTATGATGGCCCCAATCCTTTGGAGGATCGATACAATACTGATGAAGAAGGAGTGACCCCAATAACCACAGTGGAATCTAGTTCTTTGTCTGGCAATCATGAGCAG GCTACAACACTGCATTCTGAAGTTCACCAGATAAGAGATTATCAGATGACGATAGGCAAATTTTTGGTGGAGATCGGCGAGTATCAG AAAGAGCAATTTGGAGTCCTGAATGATCGAATTGATTGCTTAGAGCAACAAGTTAAGGTtttgctggcatcaggggttgcCAGAGCTCTAACAGCTCCTCATGGGTCAGCATTAACTGGGCTAG TTCCCTGTGCAACTCCTACATTGTCTCGGTTAGCATCGCCAGCAACCACTACATTGCCTCTATTGACCACCACAACATGTACACCAGTAACAGCAACCACTACATTGCCTCTATTGACCACCACAACATGTACaccagtaacagcaacacctaCATTGCCTCTATTGACCACCACAACATGTACaccagtaacagcaacacctaCATTGCCTCTATTGACCACCAcaacatatacaccagtaacagcaacacctaCATTGGCTAGTGGGTCAGCAATAA TTCCTTGTACAAGTGAAACTCCATCAGACCATCAGCAAGAACATCAGGCAAACACTGCAATGTCTCCAGATGGCGCAATGAATGAG CTCATACCATCTGAAATTCTGGTGCCTCTGATAATGAAGCACAAAACTAGAGCAAGACTGGCAGTTGCTATGACAAATATATTGTTTGACAAGGACACCAGAATAAATTCGAACTGTAGAGGCCGGGATAAACCTGCATTAGACCCAGTTAAGTTGATGTATATAAGAAGAAAATCGTACGAGTGCCACAAATCTACAATCAACAACGAAAAAGATAACTGGGAACTAGACTGCATTAAAGCCATTGACAGTGATGCAAGGGGAATGAAACGCACAGAAAAGAACAGAAAATGA